A window of Roseovarius sp. THAF27 contains these coding sequences:
- the hemN gene encoding oxygen-independent coproporphyrinogen III oxidase, with amino-acid sequence MIDREQLRRLGLFDANVPRYTSYPTAPHFSDSVGFSTMRDWISAITPGSAISLYLHVPFCRRLCWFCACRTQGTKSLSPVAAYVETLKAELALLKNTLPEGVTLSRLHWGGGTPTLLSADLITDLASAVRDAVPFGDDTEFSVEIDPNEIDAPRIEALAAAGMNRASVGVQDFDDVIQQAIGRIQTFDITRDTIDALRAAGVRSLNADILYGLPHQTGARMVESVQKLLSLNPDRVALYGYAHVPWMAKRQQLIPSDALPTPEERLELFDAARRLFVWDGYQKIGIDHFATPDDGLSIAKKLGRLRRNFQGYTDDTSEVLVGLGASSISRFPQGYAQNAPATGAHTGAIREGRFSTSRGHVFKGQDLLRARLIEAVMCDFRVDAGEICETFSMSRQAVRSLLEPTARAFDGLVDLSNEGLFIPPAARPLTRMIARSLDAYDLSRAGHSPAI; translated from the coding sequence ATGATTGACCGAGAACAACTCCGCAGACTGGGACTGTTCGACGCGAATGTACCGCGTTACACCAGCTATCCCACGGCCCCGCATTTCTCTGATTCCGTTGGGTTTTCGACCATGCGGGACTGGATTTCCGCCATCACGCCGGGCAGCGCGATTTCGCTTTACCTGCATGTGCCTTTCTGCCGCAGGTTGTGCTGGTTCTGCGCCTGCCGGACGCAAGGCACCAAGTCGCTCTCGCCCGTCGCCGCCTACGTGGAAACGCTCAAGGCCGAGCTGGCGCTTCTGAAGAACACCCTGCCCGAAGGCGTCACCCTGTCGCGCCTGCACTGGGGCGGCGGTACGCCGACGCTGCTGTCGGCCGACCTGATCACCGACCTCGCCAGCGCCGTGCGCGACGCCGTGCCGTTCGGCGACGACACCGAGTTCTCGGTCGAGATCGACCCGAACGAGATCGACGCCCCCCGGATCGAGGCGCTCGCCGCCGCGGGCATGAACCGCGCGTCCGTGGGCGTGCAGGATTTCGACGACGTGATCCAGCAGGCCATCGGCCGCATCCAGACCTTCGACATCACCCGCGACACGATCGACGCATTGCGCGCCGCCGGGGTGCGCAGCCTCAACGCCGACATCCTTTACGGCCTGCCGCACCAGACCGGGGCGCGCATGGTCGAAAGCGTGCAAAAGCTTTTGTCGCTCAACCCCGACCGCGTGGCGCTTTACGGCTATGCCCACGTGCCGTGGATGGCCAAGCGCCAGCAACTCATCCCGTCCGACGCGCTGCCCACGCCCGAGGAACGGCTGGAGCTGTTCGATGCCGCCCGCCGCCTGTTCGTCTGGGATGGCTATCAGAAGATCGGGATAGACCATTTCGCCACGCCCGATGACGGCCTCAGCATCGCGAAGAAGCTGGGGCGCCTGCGCCGCAACTTCCAGGGCTACACCGACGACACGTCCGAGGTCCTGGTGGGCCTTGGCGCCTCGTCGATCTCGCGTTTTCCGCAAGGCTATGCCCAGAACGCCCCCGCCACCGGCGCCCACACCGGCGCCATTCGCGAGGGCCGCTTCTCCACCAGTCGAGGGCACGTGTTCAAGGGTCAGGATCTTTTGCGGGCGCGCCTCATCGAGGCCGTCATGTGCGATTTCCGGGTCGATGCCGGTGAAATCTGCGAGACGTTCAGCATGTCCCGCCAGGCTGTCCGCAGCTTGCTCGAACCGACGGCACGCGCCTTCGACGGACTTGTCGACCTCAGCAACGAAGGTCTCTTCATCCCCCCGGCGGCGCGCCCGCTGACGCGGATGATCGCCCGCAGCCTCGACGCCTACGACCTCAGCCGCGCGGGCCACAGCCCGGCGATCTGA
- a CDS encoding GNAT family N-acetyltransferase, with product MTPEALADLHARAFAGQSRSWSAAEFRDLLDWDHVFVVGDTKAFAMGQAVAGEAELLTLATDPRVRRQGRGRACLRAFEDAAVSRGAERLFLEVAADNDAALALYLSEGFSDLARRVGYYTRSQGRPVDALVLEKRLI from the coding sequence ATGACGCCTGAGGCGCTGGCGGATCTTCATGCGCGGGCCTTTGCAGGGCAAAGTCGCAGCTGGAGCGCGGCGGAATTTCGGGACCTTCTGGACTGGGACCATGTTTTCGTCGTGGGGGACACCAAGGCCTTTGCCATGGGGCAGGCCGTGGCGGGCGAAGCCGAGTTGTTGACATTGGCCACCGATCCGAGGGTGCGCCGCCAGGGGCGCGGGCGGGCCTGCCTGCGCGCTTTCGAAGACGCGGCCGTGTCCCGCGGGGCCGAGCGCCTGTTTCTGGAAGTGGCCGCCGACAATGACGCCGCGCTGGCGCTCTACCTGTCCGAAGGGTTCTCGGACCTGGCGCGGCGGGTGGGCTACTATACCCGGTCCCAGGGCCGCCCGGTCGATGCGCTTGTGCTGGAAAAGCGACTGATCTGA
- the tsaB gene encoding tRNA (adenosine(37)-N6)-threonylcarbamoyltransferase complex dimerization subunit type 1 TsaB yields the protein MTDARRVLAFDTSGPWLGVCLLSGQGIVAESHVEMPKGQAEALFPALEETLDRAGAAWGDLDAIGVGIGPGNFTGIRISVSAARGLALSLDVPAVGVSILEAAAFGLDGPILSVRDAPRDQVYAQGFGLRRAFGPKLVPLDEVSAEIFDANLQCVGAAAEPVAARIGAQALRPLHDPATAIALIAASRLGEPVPPPAPLYLKPADAAPSRDVPPVILDDA from the coding sequence GTGACCGACGCTCGGCGCGTTCTGGCATTCGACACCTCCGGCCCCTGGCTGGGGGTGTGCTTGCTTTCGGGGCAGGGCATCGTGGCGGAATCGCATGTCGAAATGCCCAAGGGCCAGGCCGAGGCCCTTTTCCCGGCGCTGGAAGAGACGCTGGACCGCGCGGGGGCCGCATGGGGCGACCTCGATGCTATCGGCGTGGGGATAGGGCCGGGAAATTTCACAGGCATTCGCATTTCCGTTTCCGCGGCGCGGGGGCTGGCCCTGTCGCTGGACGTGCCCGCAGTGGGGGTCAGCATCCTGGAAGCGGCGGCGTTCGGCCTTGACGGTCCGATCCTGTCGGTACGCGATGCGCCGCGGGATCAGGTCTATGCCCAAGGGTTCGGATTGCGGCGGGCGTTCGGGCCGAAGCTGGTGCCGCTCGACGAGGTGTCTGCGGAGATTTTCGACGCCAATCTGCAGTGTGTCGGTGCGGCAGCCGAGCCCGTGGCGGCCCGGATCGGGGCGCAGGCGTTGCGCCCGCTCCACGATCCCGCGACGGCGATTGCCCTGATCGCGGCGAGCAGGTTGGGCGAGCCGGTACCGCCGCCCGCGCCGCTCTACCTCAAGCCCGCGGACGCGGCGCCGTCACGGGACGTGCCGCCGGTCATCCTCGATGACGCCTGA
- a CDS encoding NifU family protein encodes MFIQTESTPNPATLKFLPGQTVLEAGTADFPTADTADKSPLAARVFGVDGVTGVFLGNDFVTVTKQDAVEWDHVKPAILGAIMEHFQSGQPVMTGEAAESGHAASEGENAEVIDQIKQLLDTRVRPAVAQDGGDITFHGFERGVVYLHMQGACAGCPSSTITLKMGIENLLRHYIPEVTEVRPVGV; translated from the coding sequence ATGTTCATCCAGACAGAATCGACCCCGAATCCCGCAACGCTGAAATTCCTTCCCGGCCAGACCGTGCTGGAAGCCGGGACCGCGGATTTTCCCACGGCGGACACTGCCGACAAGTCGCCGCTGGCCGCGCGCGTCTTTGGCGTGGACGGTGTGACCGGGGTCTTCCTCGGCAATGATTTCGTCACCGTGACCAAGCAGGACGCGGTGGAGTGGGATCACGTGAAGCCCGCGATCCTGGGCGCGATCATGGAGCATTTCCAGTCCGGTCAGCCGGTCATGACGGGCGAGGCCGCCGAGTCGGGCCACGCCGCGAGCGAAGGCGAAAACGCGGAAGTCATCGACCAGATCAAGCAGCTGCTGGACACCCGCGTGCGCCCGGCGGTGGCGCAGGATGGCGGCGATATCACGTTTCATGGCTTTGAACGCGGCGTTGTCTACCTGCACATGCAGGGCGCCTGTGCCGGGTGCCCGTCCTCGACCATCACCCTGAAGATGGGGATCGAGAACCTGCTGCGCCACTACATCCCCGAAGTCACCGAGGTGCGTCCGGTCGGGGTCTGA
- a CDS encoding universal stress protein, with protein MRKFLVVLDDSRECLNAMRFAAMRAKNTQAGVEILAVIPPEEFNHWIGVGDIMREEARERIHAHFEVFAKWMRDKQGIDPELVIREGEPVAEIMAQVQEDTEIGVLVLGASADKKGPGPLVSQLSKNSGGLPIPITIVPGDLSKERLEAIT; from the coding sequence ATGCGCAAGTTTCTCGTGGTGCTGGACGACAGCCGCGAATGCCTCAACGCGATGCGGTTCGCCGCCATGCGCGCCAAGAACACGCAGGCCGGTGTCGAAATTCTCGCGGTGATTCCGCCCGAGGAGTTCAACCACTGGATCGGCGTTGGGGACATCATGCGCGAGGAGGCCCGCGAGCGAATCCACGCGCATTTCGAGGTTTTCGCCAAGTGGATGCGCGACAAGCAGGGCATCGACCCCGAGCTGGTCATCCGCGAGGGCGAGCCGGTGGCCGAGATCATGGCGCAGGTCCAGGAAGACACCGAAATCGGCGTGCTGGTGCTTGGCGCCAGTGCCGACAAGAAGGGCCCGGGCCCGCTGGTGTCGCAATTGTCGAAGAATTCCGGTGGGTTGCCGATCCCGATCACCATTGTTCCGGGTGATTTGAGCAAGGAGCGGCTGGAAGCGATCACGTGA
- the greA gene encoding transcription elongation factor GreA yields MDKIPMTQDGFDALNAELKQLKSVERPAIIKAISEAREHGDLSENAEYHSAKEKQSFIEGRIKELEGAISLADVIDPKKLSGPIKFGATVTLVDEDTDEEKTYQIVGEYEANIEKGLLNVKSPIARALIGKEEGDSVEVRTPGGDKAYEVLKVAFI; encoded by the coding sequence ATGGATAAGATCCCGATGACACAGGACGGTTTCGATGCGCTGAACGCGGAGCTGAAACAGCTGAAATCCGTCGAGCGCCCCGCCATCATCAAGGCGATTTCCGAGGCGCGCGAGCATGGCGACCTGTCGGAGAATGCCGAGTACCACTCCGCCAAGGAAAAGCAGTCCTTCATCGAGGGCCGTATCAAGGAACTGGAAGGCGCGATCAGCCTGGCGGACGTGATCGACCCCAAGAAGCTGTCCGGCCCGATCAAGTTCGGCGCCACGGTGACCCTGGTGGACGAGGATACGGACGAGGAAAAGACCTATCAGATCGTGGGCGAGTACGAGGCCAATATCGAAAAGGGCCTGCTGAACGTGAAATCGCCGATCGCGCGTGCGCTCATTGGCAAGGAAGAGGGCGATAGCGTAGAAGTGCGCACACCAGGTGGCGACAAGGCCTACGAAGTGCTGAAGGTCGCCTTTATCTGA